The DNA region TGAACACTAAGGGGTGAGATTTTGAGTGAAGTGTcctgttaaaaaaaacaaactggatATGAAAAAATAAGCGCCATGTGATGACACCATTGAAAGCAGTTCCCATCTCTTTGCTAATGGTTGAGAGGAGAATGAAATGGGCAATATTTCACAAGGTTAGATGACAGTATTGTAATTATACTGCAACAGTTTGGCTAAACACTTGCAAAGAGTTAGTGGTATTTATAACAAGCACAATAAAACCACATATTACTCAGTAGCAAGTTGTTTTAAATTGACACAGTACTTTCTAATATGCAATCATATCAAGACTTGCTCCTCAAATGGAGTTGAGGGAGAAGATGGAGAATCACAAATAGAATTAGTTTAGGATTCAGTCTTTATACCTGATTTCATATCAACATTGCAACACTGGGCATTTGTGATTGAAAAGTAAAATTGTTATACCCCTATTTACATCTCTACAATATTTACAATATCCTTCAATCTTAATTAAAATATATGAGACGAAAAATCATTTTCCATCATAGTGACAATCCGAATCTATATTCGTGTATTATTTATATGTCACAAATGGTTACCACGAAAtttgcatttgtctgcattatcAACTACCGTTATTTCCTTTGGAGTTTTCAGGCAGATTGTTTCATATGACTATACATCAAACTGCAATATTTTCGTACCTAAAGGACCCGGTAATCAAAATTTAATTATGACCGTTTCACTAACCTAAATAAAGTTTTGATCGACCATTTGTTGATTTACATTTAACTGTCTGTTCACCTGTATCAAATAATAGAGCATGGTCGATAAGGATTTTCTCAAATCGAGTAGTTGCCTTTTTAATAAGGCAGACTTCCCTGACTCTGCTCTGGGAGGCGCCTGTGGACGTCAATTTCGCGTCACTCTCAAACTCTTCAGATGAAGCTGTCCACGGTGCTGAAACTCTCGGCTCGCTTAAACCTTTCGCAGTCAGCCAATTTTTGACTAAGGCTACGGGATCTGGAACCGAGACGGAAAACGCGGGAGATGACAATAATTAATTGAGTATTGTTCAGAGCCAGCAGTCAGTTTCCTTAGCAACATGACTCAAGACAAAGCCGAGAAAGCATCTTAGGTGACGAATATCACCCGcatcaaaaagagagcaaagcacgaactgaaaaaaaaacacagaagaaTGGGGGACAAAATGCTTCCGGCCCAAGAAGCTGCTAAGATCTATCACACTAATTATGTGAGAAATTCCAGAGCAATTGGTGTTCTTTGGGCGATTTTCACCATTTGTTTTGCCATTATAACTGTGGTCATTTTTATCCAACCCTACTGGATTGGGGACAGCATCAATACTCCCCAAGCTGGCTACTTCGGACTATTTCATTACTGCATCGGGAACGGACTGACCAGGGAGCTAATCTGCAAAGGGAGCGCCCTAGATTTCAGCTCTATTCCTTCAGGAGCTTTCAAAACTGCCATGTTCTTCGTTGGCATCTCCATGCTTCTGATTATCGGCTGCCTCGTCTGCTTCAgtctctttttcttttgtaaCTCAGCCACTGTCTATAAAGTCTGCGCATGGATGCAACTTGCCTCAGGTAAGTTTCCATCTCTTGCCATGCGGATTGTCGTTCTGTTTTTCCACTATCACTCCCGCGTAATAAGCCTTGTTATAATCCAGGCAGTTATTTCCAATGTTTCGAAGATCCGATCTTGCTTCGGAAATTTCATTTACTTTTGCCACCTCTGCTTGGTTGTTAACAGAGATCTATATAGTTGGCGATTTTATTTACCATCCTGCCCATTCATCGCATCATTGCATGATAGATTTCTGAACCACCGCATATCCATCGCATGTGTGTTCAAAGTTATTTTGTGTTGTAGAGTTATGGATCCATGGCAGAAGATGATTTGCAATAAGAAATTCttagaaatgcatcatttatgttTGTGAAGGAAATCTTCAAAATCTGCCTACAGTTTTAAAGTCACTGGATAACAGCTGTTTTTCCTACTTTAGTTGATCAACAATTAATGTTACATTACTGGTTTGATATTGACCGGCAGATTGAAGCCTTCAATATATTACCGTTATTATTTTAACAACAGTTGCTCAATGTTGTTACTGACTTTTCCATTAAATATATATTCCAATAGAACTGGTAATAAGAAAACTACCATGAACATTTTCGGCCTGTAGTTGAGGTTAATGCGAACCCCTTCTTCAAAATTTATTACATTATTTGAACTTCAGAAGCTCAGATATGCATTTGAAGATCACAAATGCTTTGAATGCTATTATAGTGACAAGTGATCTGGCTACACCTTCATGCCCCCTATCGCTACCCCTTCCTCAAAGCAAAAGTAGAGCCCAATTATTGGAATAATTTTTCACATTTCCTCCATTGGTTGGTACGTGCATGGGCATACCAGACTTAAGTTCCCATAAAGCAATATTTTTAGTAGTTACAGCAACAGGTCACCACCATATCCAATTGCTAATTATGTGAACACATATCAGTGGGAACAACTAATAGATGACTCATTCACTACCTTACTGAAGGCTTGACAATTTACTAGAAGAATTACATATGATAGTAAAAATGTAGACAGTATTTAGTCTCAGAAGACTAAAATATATAGAAAATTCACTAtgtaaaataataataagaatTGAATGGGTTGGAATAGTGAGTGATCAGTATAATATAATActtaaaattaaataatttgaAGAAAATCATTTTTCTTGAAATTCTGcctttaaaatacacacacacataatctGAAATTTTACTACTCCATTTTACTTACTATCAAAATTAAGATTTAGTGTTGCAATTATGAGGAGTTTAGGCAGAACAGACAACAAAGAATAAATCTTTAGTGAAATCACATGGGGCTTTATATGAAGTGCGTACATCCAATCGTTTGGCACGTGAATTGATGAGACAATTGATGAGAGTGATTGATGAGGCAATTGTATCAGAATGCCTCATTTCCCATAATAGTTTTGCAGCACCAATATTTAGTAACATTTGTCAGGGCTCTGCAAGTGATATGTAGGTATCTTGAGACATGCCTCATAAAGCTGAGCTTTCTCATTCGTAGTTTGAGTGTGCCATTGACTGCACAATGATCTGGGCacatcttctacctgatggttccTTCAGCCTACTTCATCTTTCAAAGCTAACCCAGAACGTATCTGAAAAAAGTGCTAGCAAAATGCAGCTGAACAGGCTTCAACTGTACAGGATTCAGCTGTCACCAGAAAAGTCCTCTTTACTGCAAATAATCACACATGGTGTTCAAATGGCTCTCTGAGCTTTTTGTATAAACCTCAAGTTTTTTATATAAAAAGAAAACAACTGTGTTGAGTAGTTAGGTAGTATGATCACAGAAACAGCATTATGCATGTCAGTCATGATGAACTAGCATGAAGTTATGAGATGTCTTTATTACACAATTGTCACAGGTGCTCCTATATTCAAAATACAATGAAAAAACACATAATCAGATGTTAGAGCCATCCATTGCCCCAGAAATAATGCCCGCAATGTACATTCCTTCTTTTAACAGTGGAggaccatttcatcatggctaccccacaatctcttcatgaTACTTATTCCAGTTTCATTGCCttaaatgttaactgtttttctAATCACAAATGCTTCCTGTGCTGCTGAGTAACTCCACTGTTTTCCAGTCTTATCTCTGTTTTTCAACTTCTGTAGTTTAAGTTTCCTTACCAACAAAATCTGACCTTGTAGCTTTGCCAGACATTAATTTATTAAAAATAATGGTTGCGTACAGTGCTCATTTGTGTGAAATATGTCATGAACCCTGtacaaaatgtaaataaggtgAACAACATGGTTATTTTTATCACACCACCATAATGTGTCCTTAACCCTAAGCCCAAGAGAGATCTGGAATGGCTTGTAGTCATCTTACAGCAAACTGGACCTGCCTAAAGAGAGGATGGGTCATTTGGTGTATCAGCTCTTCAATTTCAAAATGATCAATCTAATTTCTCCTCTCGGCCGGTGCATAAGACTGTAAGAATTCAGAGCAGTTACAATCCATTTGGTTCTTTGAGCTTGCTCTGTCATTCATCAAGACTGATCTTCTACCTCGGTACCTTTGATTTGCATGGTGCCATCCTTTGAATGCAATCAGTGACCAAGTCTCCACAATCCTTCAGAGCAAAGAATTTCAGGGAGATTTTCCACTTCTGGAGTGAAGAAATGACTTCTCCATCCCTGATGGTGCACAACTTATTCTGAGACTCTGCTACTTGGTTCTAGACTGCTCAGCCAGAGGGAAAATTCTCCCAGCATCCTACCTGTTGAGTTTGAAATAAGTTTGAACACTTCAATGAGATTTCTTCTACATTTTTAAATTCTAGGGAATACAGCCTGGTCTATTGAATTTCCTGTGGGAAATGCACATTCTCAGAACCAGACTAATGAATCTTCCCTGCACCCATTTTGATAAGCATGTCCTTTATTAATGAAGGAGATCAAAAACTGAATACAATGGTCTCGGTGCAAAAGTTCCCATTTAAGTGCAGTAATAGAGAGCATCATCCTGTTTGCTATTCTAATGTTTGCTGTTTCTGCTTGATGTCTTTCAGTGACCTCTGCCCCAGGTCACTTCAAACTTCAGTATTACTCAAACTCTAAATAGTAAAAATACTCTGTTTTTCTATTTTGTACATCAACATTAATAACTTCATATTtctcattatattccatctgccacattttcacCCACTTATTCAATCCTCTATGCTCTAATGAagcctagagtcatagagtcaaagagacgtacaacacaggaacaggccctttggcccatcttggccATGCCAAAcctatttaaactgtctactcccattgacctgcactgggaccatagtcctctatatccctactatccatgtacctattcaaacttgtgctgcccacttgtgctggcagttcattccaaactCTCATGACCCCCTTGAGTgaataagtttcccctcatgttccccttaaacttcttaccTTTCACCCTGAAGCCATAACCTttagctgtagtcccacccaacctctgtaTATCTGTACAGCCTCTGTACATTTTCCTCCCTACTCAAAGATAAGATTATAAGCCaatatggtgttatggtctactCAAATATCATGTAAATCTTAGATCAAGTATGACATTTACATTGGTTAATTTACTGATTAAGTGCTGGAATAGCTGAGACCTGAACAGCAATCCCAGTACTATTCACAGCCTGCCACCCAAAAATACAACATAGaaagaacacagaaaacctacagcacaatacaggaccttcagcccacaaagctgtaccgaacatatCCATAccatagaactacctaggcttacccatagccctctatttttctaagctccatgtatccatccaggagcctcttaaaagaccctatcatttccacctccaccaccactgctggcagcccattccacgcactcaccactctctgcataaaatacttacccctgacatctcctctgtaccttcttccaagcaccttaaaactaggtcctctcgtgctagccatttcagccctggaaaaagcctctgactatccacacaattttttcaatatttttattagcttCCACAGAAAGATGCAGAGtaaaagaaagtatatataaaggttgaagaaaaaaattaccaattacattatatccattcataataacaatctcattgccccgtattcatgtaggttagtcaaagttatattgaaatatactaaattattacaaaaaaaaaagaatctaacccctaccaagttcgaagctgtttattaaggaggaaaaaaaaccttctcatataataaaaattaatattagccaacatctaaatttaaacaacaaattgagggctttgaaagttttgaaaataattcagtttTTATAATATCTGAGGttattctaacattgtatttccaaAAGACTTCCAGATGAGAGCAATTCCAAAGCATATGAAGTGAGTTTCCGTCAGAAGATTTACATCTCTGACAATTAGGAGAGGCATTATGATATATTTTGTGCAGTCTATGTGGAGTGTAGTAGGTCCTGTTAAAAATATTAAACTGTATTTGTCGATGTTTAGTTGAAATTAATACAGTTTGAGATATTTGAAGGATATTACACCAATCAGCATCATTGTAATTGCATTCAAGATCTGATCCCCACTTATTTTTGGTATCACTCTTAGTATAGATTGGCAAGTTactgtttaaaataaaacaaataaataaataaataagacccTTTGTAGTGTACGGGGCTTCACTAAGCAAGTGCTTTTCAAAACGGGATTCTATTGGAATTTGTGGATAGCCTGTATAACTGTTAGGGACCCAGTGTCTAAtctgaaaatatttaaataaattatgatttggtagattaaatTTACCAGACAATTTTTGAAAACTGGCAAAGTTAACTTGGCTATAACCACAGATATTATAAAAACCGAAATTTCATTTGATTTGGATTTTGGGAGATCTACAAGGTCTTAATGTGAACTACAATAAAAAATACTTTATATTGCTTGTGGCTGGGAAAAGTGTATCCTACAAAACTGGAAATCTGAATTTCCTCCCTCAGTCAGGCAGTGGTTAAATGAGTTAACATCCTGTAGTAAACCTGAAAAGATCTTGTATAGTGTGAGGAGGAAACCAGCAACATATGAAAAGATCTGGTGCTCATTTTTGGCCTTATTACCATCATTACACCCCCTCAGTTACTGAATTAGTATGGATACCCGCCTTCCCGTACTTCTACTATCTGCTTAGTGTAGTAATATATACTTCATTAATACACATTAGGACCTCATACCTTACTTGATTGAATTTTATTTTTGCTATTTTTCAATTGGGAACGAGGAAGAAATTTTTACCATACCAGGgttatgggtgggtgggggggggggggagggagtattttgttttttgtttgttttttttttcttatgtGTATCTGAAAAATAAAGCATTTTTTGtgcttcaataaaaaaaatctatataaaaaaaagaaaataattcagaaagggtcccaaaatgtttgaaagtcttgacgagattcagaaattgaacaacgaatcttcacTAAATCTAAGCGTGATgtaacatcgcataaccattgagcatgagtaggaggagaaacatcttttcatttaaacaaaagcaccctcctagctataagagagctaaaggccaaaatgtgtcttcaacttgatatcttgtcctacaacaataccgaatagggccgtcagaggattaggcttaaaattgactttgaaaagtaaaggaaaagtttgaaaaacttcttccaatatttttcaagacatggacaagtccaaaacatatgaattaacaAAGCTTCTCAattattgcatctgtcacagtagggagatatatccgaataaaagcaagatagtttatctttagtcatatggactctatgtaccaccttaaattgtatgaaggaatggcgagcacatagcgatgatgtattaaccagtttaaaattttcattccaagtttcctcagatattgatgtctgtaagtcttgttcccagagattcttaactttgtctaaaggaacattcctcgtctTCAGTaaaataccataaatattagatattgaaccattataaaaaggtgtcaaattaaaaattacatctagtaagttcttatctaagcttataggaaatgtgcattattgagatcttagaaagtctctaatgtgtagatatctaaaaaagtgagttttgggtaggttatatttagctgacaattgctcaaataaaaaaaatttcCTGCAACAAACTTATCCCTAACATTTCCTCtggacctacttccaagcaccttagaattATGCCCattgtgccagccatttcagccctggggaaaagcctctgactatccacatgatcaatgcctctcattatcttgtacacttctatcaggtcatctctcgtcctctgtcgttccaaggagaaaaggccgagttcactcaacctattctcataaggcatgctcctcaatccagacaAAAtctttgcaaatctcctctgcaccctttctatgcttccacgcccttcctgtagtgaggtgaccagaattgagaacagtaccccaagtggggtctgactagggtcctatatagctgcaatattacctctcggttcttaaactcaatcccacagttgatgaaggccaatgttccgtatgccttcttacccacagagtcaaccagcatggcagctttgagtatcctatggactcgtaccccaagatccctctgatcctctacactgccaagagtcttaccgttaatgctatattctgccatcatatttgacccaccaaaatgaaccatctcacacttatctgggttgaactccatccgccacttctcagcccagttttgcatcctatcaatgtcccattgtaacctctgacagccctccacactatccacaacacacccaacctttgtgtcatcagcaaatttactaacctatccctctacttcctcatccaggtcatttataaaaatcagtaagagtaggggtcccaaaacagatctttgaggcacaccactggttaccaaactccatgcagaatatgacccatctacagccactctttgccttctgtgggcaagccatttctggatccacaaagcaatgtccccttggatcccatgcctccttactttctcaataagccttgcatggggtattttatcaaatgccttgctgaaatccatatacactacgtctactgctctaccctcatcaatgtgtttagtcacatcctcaaaaatttcaatctggctcgtaaggcacgacctgcctttagcaaagccatgctgactattcctaatcatatattatgcctttccaaatgtttataaatcctgcctttcaggatcttctccatcaacttaccaaccactgaaataagactcactggcctataatttcctgggctatctctactccctttcttaaataagggaacaacatccgcaaccctccaatcctctggaacctctcccatcctcattgatgatgcaaaggtcatcaccagaggctcagcaatcttctcccttgctTTCCACAGTACTCTGAGGTACAtcctgtccagtcctggtgacttatccaacttgatgttttccaaaacctgcagcacatcctcttccttaatatttacatgctcaagttttttagtctgctgcaagtcattcctataatcgccaagatccttttctgtagtgaatactgaagcaagatattcattaagtacttctgctatctcctctggttccacactcacttttccactgtcacagttgattggtcctattctctcacgtcttatcctcttgttcttcacatacttgtagaatgccttggggtcttccttaatcctgtccaccaaggccttctcatggccccttccggctctcctaatttcattcttaaaaataatttatttatttccaccATTTGTTTTCTGTTTGATAACCAAATCTCAGTATGTTACTGCCAACAGTATGTCACCAGGTGCTCTAATTTAATGATCTACAGTATCTTCTGTATGAGACCTTATCAAAGACAGTGTCAAAATCCAAAAACAAAACATACGATGGTTCCTTCTAATCTTCACTTGTCACGTGCTCAAAGAACTTCAGCAGAAATATTTTGTCATTACATCCTTCATTTCAGCATATAGCATTTTCTCTATTATTGGTGTTAAATCAACACACCAACagcttattttttttcttattgctCCTTAAATAGTGGGCTCACATTTGCTGTCATCTGATCCACAAAAACTATTCCAGAACCTTTTGACATTTTGAAGACAGTGAAGTGTTCATCGCCTCTTTCCAAAGTCTAGGATGTTAATCATTAGATTCTTGCATTTGATCAACTTTTAGATTGACATTTAGTTAgtaatttctttaacttccactTTTTCATTATGTGTTTGCTCCGTGCAATTCTTGGCAGTTTCTGTGCACCCTCTTCCATGAATACAGACAGAAAGTAGTTGTTTAACTCAGTCAACATGTCCTTATTCTAGATATAAATTCTCT from Mobula hypostoma chromosome 13, sMobHyp1.1, whole genome shotgun sequence includes:
- the LOC134355506 gene encoding LHFPL tetraspan subfamily member 5 protein-like, translating into MGDKMLPAQEAAKIYHTNYVRNSRAIGVLWAIFTICFAIITVVIFIQPYWIGDSINTPQAGYFGLFHYCIGNGLTRELICKGSALDFSSIPSGAFKTAMFFVGISMLLIIGCLVCFSLFFFCNSATVYKVCAWMQLASATGLIMGCMIYPDGWDSDAVKQMCGNKTDKYTLGACSVRWAYILAIIGILDALILSFLAFVLGNRQDSLLPEDFKVENKEVDNA